ATAAGTGGTATACTTAATTATTCAATCTTTCTTTAACTTTGTAGCGTCGAATATTTTAATTGTAAACGTAACGTCAAAATACACTGAGGTAATGTACCTTGAGTGTACATGCGAAAAAGAGAGAAATAATGTTGCATGCAAAGACTTAAAATGTAGGCAAAAATGTAACACCTTCAGTGCGAAAAATCAGGTTACAGCTTGTCAGTATGTACTCATCTAAACTTTGATCTCAACACAGCATATTTAAATGATCCACTTAAATATTGGGAACGACTTTAATATTGGGAAATAAAAAGTTTAATACCTACGTCTTCTCGTTACTTGATAGGTATATGGAACGCTTTCAAAGCGGGTAAAATTGCCAGTCTGATTGGTGTGGAAGGCGGTCATGCTTTTGATAGTCAGTTGGGGAACTTACGTATGCTGTACGAACTTGGTACTCGCTACATGACTCTATCCCATAACTGTAATACACCGTGGTAAGTGGTAAAATGTATGagaacatacatgcacatacaaattgcatataccacacacacacacacacacacacacacacacacacacacacacacacacacacacacacacacacacacatactagtatacacacacacatatatatatatatatatatatatatatatatatatatatatatatatatatatatatatatatatatatatccgcAATATAGCGATTGTATGCAATAATatagctgtacatgtagttatgtaGTACTATAGCCTGCTCATAACAGCGTTGCGATTGCTGGTACACTACTCTAGGAATACGAGATATAAAGGTAGTACCGCTAACGTTGTAAACGGTCTAATAGTACCCAAATGCTGCAATCTACAATAGATGATGTTTAAGTCTTTCAACTTGAATTAAATTCATGTCATTAGCAAAAATATGTTGTGTACGAAACACGAGTGAACGTGTGTATCTCTGTTGTGTACGTGATTTCCCACGTGACGTCATGGTGATCTCGTGATACCCCAAGGTGTTAATAATATCAATTTACATAGATGTTTATATTCTTATTACAATCTACCCTAGCCTCAGTCTACCAATATCGTTACTAAACAAATTACCAGATCATATGTTTTCTCGCCCAGGGTTGATAATTGGCTACACGGACCAACCGACGATGCAGTGTTTGGAGGGTTAACGGAGTGGGGAGAGGTCagtcaaatatatttatactaCAAAATATCCAGTGCTTCGGGATATACATATTGTACTAGGTAAAAACAAGCATGTGGCAAAACCACAACTCGAATAAATCAAATCGTTTCAAATGGATAACGCTCAACAGGCATCATTGACAGCGACGAATCCCAAAAATTTCTGAACTTTTTTGTGAACATAACACCGCTAAAATGTTCCTAATGCACTTAGTATTATAGACTAGTACGATAGATGACATCTTAGAATAGACGTACTTTGTAATTATTCGCCAGTGTACTTTGTAGGTTCAACATTGTGCATCCATTtatatgtaatttgaaaaattaatgtattttggTCACGGTATTTCAACACTGTCAGTTACGTTCATAcgacaaagtgtaaaaagtgttgtttttacAACTGAAAATTAAATTAGTTCAGACGACATGCTCTCTTTAGAACGATTGACGGTAAACAGCCTTAGGACTGAAATGCTATCTTATGTTGTTTCCTATTGATTTTTCCAGTAGGAagtcataaaataaaattgttttataaattaaaaatcctcatccatatagccacagGAAAAGTGTAAAAATCAAGTTCATTCTAACATTTTAAATCGCAGTCTTTATTCTGATATCCATCCAGCCGATATTCTGCTGTAAACCTATATAATGTCATAGtgatcaacaacaacaacaacaataacaacaacaacaacaacaacaacaacaacaacatgtatttctataaatacaattttttacaaattactgagactaatacattatatttatataaaaggagacattttagtcactagttatttgttttgttttgaatgcACTACCCTCTTCTGTCATCGAATCACCTTCGATATATTCATTCAAGACAAGACTTGGAGATCACTTTTTAAAATCAGTAGTAGTCATatcttaacctttgacccccatTGGCGTGATACTCCTAAGGAGGCGATGCCAATTATTTAACCAGCTCCAGATCCAGATCCATCGGAATAAAGTCTTCAGTGAAATTGTTCAACTTAATCGTATATCTTGTAACTATAATTTCTCCATAGATTGTTATACGTGAAATGAATCGTCTTGGAATGCTTGTTGACCTATCCCATGTTGCCTTTGAAACGATGCATGATGCACTACGTGTCACCGAAGCACCTGTCATCTTTAGTCATTCGTCAGCATTTGCTCTATGTTCTCACCATAGAAATGTCCCGGATGATGTTCTAGAGAAAGTGGTAAGTCAGAGTGCGTATATCGATTTCATAGTATCGCAGGCAAATGAACTCTTAATTCCATATCATAACATCAACTATGCCTAGAGTAATTGATATGTCgtgaattgttatttttatcttaatCACTTTATCGTTTCTCGTTGGTTTCTTATCATATATGACAAACATGTTCGTAATTTCAGAAAGAGAATGGTGGCGTTGTCATGGTGAATTTTTATGACAAGTACATAAATTGTCCACCGACCAATCAGAGTGTgtgtactttacagcaagtggcAGGTGAGACAACTCAGGCTGTTAGGGCATGATTTCTCATATATTAAGCTGTACTAAACGTGGTGAACGAAGGACATGATAAGATAgcaaaatattacattacagTTTTCATAACTGCATGAACCATGAAGCTGTTGTAAAATTGTACGGCTTCAAATTAATCGATTTTTGAAAGAGAAACGAATGCCAGATTAGAAAAGTAATCCCCACACATAAGTACGCATACTGAAATAATCTTTGAGCGTCATAATGCTGACTGAGAGATTCACAGAATGGTACAATACTATTACGTAGGTAATGATATACCACTAAACTAACAATTCATCAAATATACCTCAGAATACTATTCTATAGGGGTCTCAGAATATACGTATTGTAATTTTGAATGCCATGCAGGGCAAAAAAACATGTTCACAAATACTCAGTGTTattaatatactagtaattcAATCTAAATTGTATGTTATCTAAATAATACtacaagtattttttatatttccattAACAGATCACATCGATTATATAAAAGATATATGTGGCTTTGATTGTGTTGGAATCGGTTCTGATTATAATGGAGTTGATGTGTAAGGAAATCTACCTATCTCTATCCGCatgcctatgtatgtatgtatgtatgtatgtatgtatgtatgtatgtatgtatgtatgtatgtatgtatgtatgtatgtatgtatgtatgtatgtatgtatgtatgtatgtatgtatgtatgtatgtatgtatgtatgtatgtatgtatgtatgtatgtatgtatgtatgtatgtatgtatgtatgtatgtatgtatgtatgtatgtatgtatgtgtgtatttatgtgtgtgtatgtatgtatgtgtgtatgtatgtatgtatgtatgtatgtatgtatgtatgtatgtatgtatgtatgtatgtatgtatgtatgtatgcatgtatgtatgtatgtatgtatgtatgtgtgtgtgtatgtatgtatgtatgtatgtatgtatgtgtgtgtgtatgtatgtatgtatgtatgtatgtatgtgtgtgtgtatgtatgtatgtatgtatgtatgtatgtatgtgtgtatgtatgtatgtatgtatgtatgtatgtatgtatgtatgtatgtatgtatgtgtgtgtgtgtatgtatgtatgtatgtatgtgtgtgtgtatgtatgtatgtgtgtgtatgtatgtatgtatgtatgtatgtatgtgtgtgtgtgtatgtatgtatgtatgtatgtatgtgtgtgtgtgtgtgtgtgtgtgcgtgcgtgcgtgcgtgcgtgcgtgcgtgcgtatgtatgtatgtatgtatgtatgtatgtatgtatgtatgtgtgtgtgtgtgtgtgtgtgtgtgtgtgtatgtgtatgtatatgtgtacatgcgTGTGCGCACAGTATGCAAATATTTGCGTACAAAACAACTTCGCAAACACTTGCAATGACACTTTATACagaattacaaaaatgtaaagaCCTTAGGGATCTTGGTTGCCTCTCTGTCACCATTGGCTTGCCTATTTAATTTTAGCAGTGCAATTGGAAAAAGTATGTGTCAGTACTGTATATGGCGAACTTCAAACCAGTCTTTTGAGAAAATAGTTAGGGTATAAAGCACATATCACAGATTTCATTGACTCAATAAGAACGATAATTATCATTACACTCTCAGTGCGTATTATGTTGATCACGtgatctatatatctgtctaacctaatattttttatatatttttagtttACCGGATGGTCTTGAAGATGTTTCGAAGTTTCCCGATCTTATCGCTGAAATGATTAAGAGGGGATGGAGTGACGGTGACGTAGAGAAACTCCTTGGCCGAAATATAATACGAGCATTGGATGAAGCTgaacaggtatgtatgtatgtatgtatgtatgtatgtatgtatgtatgtatgtatgtatgtatgtatgtatgtatgtatgtatgtatgtatgtgtgtgtgtgtgtgtgtgtgtgtgtgtgtgtgtatgtatgtatgtatgtatgtatgtatgtatgtatgtatgtatgtatgtatgtatgtatgtatgtatgtaagtatgtatgtatgtatgtatgtatgtatgtatgtatgtatgtatgtatgtatgtatgtaagtgtttGAGCTACACGTATTTCTATCTTTGTTACTACAATATGGGTTGATAGGGATGACACTTCAGacaaaatattatacattgttaAAGCAGAAGCCATTGTGAGAGATTGGCTCAGATGTTGTTCATAACATTCAAGAAGGTGAATAATCAGCATGATATACCGATATGTTGACCCTCTAAAACGCATTCTTTACAAAACaagtaaaactaaaataaacCAAACACAGACTGaccaacaaaaaacaaaaagacGGTTTTAAATTGTGtctttttacatttatattaaaaataaactcCTTGTTATTCAGGCTAAAATTTATCttgtttactttatttgttacatttgtagGTACGTGATCGACTCTCCCAAATAACACCTTACGAAGATTCCCTACCACGTGACATCATAGGAGAAGTTAATAACACTTGTCGCCATTACGTCTATGACCCGGATAATACTACCCACTAATACAAGTGGTGAATCAATGTATTTTTACTCTCGGTACTAGTATTCttggagacagacagacatatcaaGCAACGGCACAATAAACATTTGGACGAGAGTGTGAAATGTTTTCAATACTTTAGGGTGATTGGTGTTTTAAGTTTAGTTTCTAACCGACTCTTTCATTCCATGGTTATGTGTATATTAATTTGGAAAAACGATAGGACATTGATATGAATAATACATagtttagtgtacatgtaacaagGTGATGTCTTTAGCAGTTACTATGTACTACAGGGGGTATTTCAAGTTACTATGTACTACAGGGGGTATTTCAAGTTACTATGTACTACAGGGGGTATTTCAAGTTACTATGTACTACAGGGGGTATTTCAAGTTACTATGTACTACAGGGGGTATTTCAAGTTACTATGTACTACAGGGGGTATTTCAATACGGTGGTGGAATGAACAGTTTTGAGGAATGGTGTATCGTTTGCGTTGGGGGACGTCAGGTcgatattttaacaatatacGTAgtgcatcgtcgcaaaccacgacctttttacggtaccgttcttaacgagccggtccCTTCGAAGtaataatagctctggtttgcgagaatgacgtAGAGAATATTGACACTTTGGTAGACAAATACCAGAAGACAAGAATTTTTAACAGTTTGGTGGAACGAATTGCAAATCAGAAATATAATCATTTTGAAGCACATCGTGATAACATAAATTAATTTATCATCATTAAAAATACcctaaaaacacaaacaaacaaacaaacaaacaaacaaacaaacaaacaaacacacacacacacacacacacacacacacacacacacacacacacacacacacaacaacaccaacaacaataacaacccAAAAGCAATGCCTGCCTCGATGTATAAAAGTGTATTTGTTTCACATTAAGATAACAGTCTCCACACATACAGTTAATAGGCACTCTACGTACAAACAAACCTGAAAGTAAATCTTGCCAGTGTGTTATAAGACCACGATCGAGGGGaagaaagaaatgacattttatgtcCTGATGCTATTTCAGGTTCGAAAAATCTTAGAGTGAATTCATTCCAGAACCCATGGTTTAGCTGTGAAGGACACTCAACACATTCAAAACGGGCACAAATTAACACATCAATACTGACACAGTGAGATGACCCAAGTACACATGTGTGGGcaaaaatgaatgttttagtCACGTTCATGtaaattaaaagattaaaaGTATGTCGAAGTTGAAATACATGACGTCATTAATTCGAAATAAATATCGCGTTGTTGCTACATATGGTGAATATCAAACATagagaaaataattttgagtTGAAAAACGGAAGTGAATGGTTATTTTCTCTTTGCTACACTCAGGATGTATCGTTCAGGTACTTTACATTTGATTTGTTTGAAGGACGAAAGCAAGCCATTTTCATTTTCCCACAAGTCATAATGACAACTTGTTTCCCAAATGATTACGTAACACGGCATTCAGAGTTTTTGTTAGGGAAAGCGAGTCAGAGCGACACTCCTTCGACACAAGACGGTCGTTATCGCCAGTGACACTGGTGGTTGATAGAGTCCATGTGAATAATCAAATAAGGAATCTAGATCTGTGACATCTTGAACTCGCACAACGACATTGCAATTAAACATAGGATAGAAGGTAAGTGACTTTTTGTATGTGCAATATTCGAGGTTTCTATCCAAATGTAGGAATGGTTGACTCATGACCAAGTACAGTCTACCCAGGCAGCTAATGAAACTCTTATGATTATAAACGAAGAACTCCAATGTTCCCTAGGCCATCCAGGGTTAATGGCTTTACTTAGCACACTATTACAGTGAACATATGCCTTCATCGAATGCGTGTTGTCCCCAGCGAATAGCCATACAGTGTACATGACAGTAAATAGAGCATTGATTTTGGATTTAGTAAATTCCGAATATCGTAAAGTTTTAGGATTTTAAAGCGAAAAGGGACAGTCTGTAGTCGTTGTTGCCTGTGCCTGAATTTGATGTATGCATAGTGAATTCGAATGGCATGCGGTTCCGTGGCACGATGCTACATTGTTTAATAATATCGATTTTGGATGTGACCGGCCAGGTTGACCGGAGAAGTTAGGTTAGACCATATGAATTCAAATCGATAGGTTTTATGGTTATTTGTCAACATGTTCATATTATAATGTGACGATAAGAAGGAGTCTAAGGATATATCCATTTTTAATTATAACCGTTCGAACTTGTAGAGTTCAGTGTTGCAATCAAAATAGACGAGGGAACAATTCACTTTCAACTTTTGCCTGCGGATAGGGTACATTTAATAGGgctgtaatacaatgtacaacgCTGCCATTATATAATCGAATGACAAGTTTACATTTtcacaccaacaccaacaccaacaccaatgACAAGGTTCACTTTCAGTATTTAGTTATCAAAACCTTTCTTGGTTGCCAAGTAATTTGGAAAGGACCAAATTGATGTGACGTCCTATAATATTTTAGCACTTTCACCCCGCCCGAAGTCTTCTTGTCCATAATCTCATTCTTCTGGGTCTGTCGTTTCATTGTTCGTAACATCTGTgtattatttatctattttattttattttattttatttcatttatttatttattttttgggggCGGGGAATAAACCAAACTTTGAAGATACCAGCATTATTTGACGTTGATAAtccaaaaatttaaaataaaatggtAACACTACCACCACGTAAGCTCATGATACAAGCTAGTGTAACGAACACTAGTACTTGATAAGGGTGATCctaatttttcttttgtttctcattacctgacTGACCCAAATTTTctgctccgacatcaaaataaaaatatatttttattttcgcccGTCCTTGATATTTGgggaacagcgccctctttgGCAAGAATAAATAGGTGTCTTAACTGCCGACGTCATTTACAGTCATGGCGGCGACAACGACAGTTGTTCATGAACAGAACTTTTCTTTGATGACGGAAGTTTTTTCAAGATGGGGCATTACAAAGAAGATCGAGGGGAGGAAGAAGAGAGGCAGAGAtgatttttttgcttttttgaaTGCTTTTCTTTTTCAAgtcaaccgaccgaccgacccattGTTGGAAAAGTAATGAGAAATAAAAACTAATATGGTCATCCTAAGATAATTATGGTCAACAATGTATATTCTGTACTCTCTGTTATGATATTGTTCTGATATAAGTAAAACgattcaaaattaaaatgatttaCTTCCAAACATATCAGTGTGAAATTGTCATCAGTAAATATGAACCAAGAGTCTATAAACATTTATTCTTGTTCTCGTATTCACAATGTGTCTATAATTTGATACTGTTTGTGAATAATAAATTCACAAACAACATCTTGTTCCCAATCCTATTTACATACAAGCTTACACCCCACTACACTGATTACACAAAAAGATCTAAGGTGGGGCAGTTCCTCAACAAATACCCACGTGACTTTTCGATTGCCAAAACTTGAAACTTAAAAGAGTATATGAAGACAAAGAGAATACACACACTTAGTATATCGTAGCTGTTACTCGTTCACTAAGGTACGAAAAACTTAGCGTAGTGGAAAACAAGATCACTTTTAGATGAAACACTATTGATGGACTTTTGGAGCTTGTATTCTGTTGGTTTGCTTAGGTAGAAATCGTATCGTTTTAGTCAATATATATTACTATAAAATCAAATTGCTGGCAGTTTTAAGATTCACGTCAAAACTGTGTTGTCTTCACACACGCCGAAACTTTAATCTAATTGAATACTCTTTGGTTGAGTATTTCCCGTTACTTTATACTATTTGCAGTATCATAACTAGAAGACATCATCTTGTACAACCACCATGGCTGACATAAAAGTCCGAACCAAAGAAACAGACACCTGGTATCGACAACCACGTAACCGCTGGATCATGTTGGCGGTATTAATAGctgtacttgtattgattatcaTAATTGTTGTCGCAGTGGTAGCTTCCAATGGCTCTTCTAAACTCTCATCGGATCCTATGACAAGGGCACGACAATTAATGGAAAGGGTTCCTTTAGTAGACGGGTAAGctatttatcaatattcattATAGGTAGAATTGTCTATATATGTTATATCGGTCTCTTAGGcctaaaacaataattgttaggttccggttacccgactctaaactttttttacgtattcgagaaaaaataaaataaaattgacgaactcgtggatgcggaaactgacatcaacttaaaaagaaaatatgaaaatgttcttccaatttgtaatagttgtatatctgataggaagaaataaataacacagagaccatttggaaaacaatggaaaacctgaactagacactcacacatgaaaaaaaaatttaaaaaaaatatacctaccctacctattctaaaattgagcgtaatcggaaccacacatttgtttttaaatcggaaccacacaatttttttattaggccttatggtgatgatgatgatgatgatgatgatgatgatgatgatgatgatgatgatgatgatgatgatgatgatgatgatgatgatgaagagtGAACGTGTTGTGTGATTGATCAACTGTTGATAGTGGATAAGTACATCATACAGTGATACCTACAGTGTCTAGATACTTTACCATCCAATTAGTTACCTGTCAATTACCTGTCAATTACCTGTCAATTACCTATCAATTACCTGTCAATTACCTATCAATTACCTGTCAATTACCTGTCTCTTTCTGTTTCACTCATTTTATGTTAATGACTATTATGATCCAAAACACCATACATCGATTCCCTGAACATCTTTTTTTCTTCCAGTAATTGTTCTATGATAGATTTATTAAGACAgtcaaaatttaatttaattgcGTCATGTccgatattttttttcattcccTGAAATGTTTAAGAGCGCTCCTTGCCACTTTTTGGAACTAGTACAACATTTACGAATGAAAAATAGCGGTGATTTTTGTCAGTCGAAAATATGATTATAATACACATTTGAAATGTTactaatttcattgtaatttatcaatatttacaaaacccattacatattaattattgaaaatattagtCATTTATATAATCTAAGAAgttaaatatttgttatttgtcaCTTATGGTCACTTTTTGTCTAGACTTCGACGAATCGTTACCTTATATTCATAAACATGTTTGCATTGTCAATATTTAAGTGCTGATTAATACAAGCCCGGGCTTAGTATACTTTCTCACAGCtaggaaacaaacaaacaatatgcaCGGAACAATTGTAATGAGTGCCTGCTACTTGCGAGTCGTGCGCACCGTAACTCAGGCACTCTTGAACATCCCCAGAAATGTGTAACAAGCAAAAGACATGAATAATGTACTTATAGTAGAGGAAAGAAATCACAGTGTCTGTTCGATTCGTGACAGTCCAAATCCAAAAAAATGAAGCAGaaatatgtaatgtacattttacCTGTCAACAATGTTATGATATAAGCGCTGTGCAATGTGTCAATCTGTACTCCACTTTGActatgtcatttcatttcagacaTAACgatttaccatggcaacttaaGACGAATTTTGACAATCGTTTGGAAAATATTGATCTTGAAATAAGCACAGCAGACAAGTTTGGCAAATATGGACATACAGATATACCACGTCTACGTCAGGGATTGATTGGGGCACAGGTAGAAGGAAATACtatgttttgtcattttctcGTGTAACAcatttaatttgataaattatctAAAAGCTGAACCAATCTGATTGAAGTCTGTGGTGAATAAACCTCGATTTCTTTGTGGGTTGAAGGCTGAAGAACAAAATCGACAAGAACCGACAAGAAGCGAaggaaatatatgtaaataaagaaatcggcCGTGTTCATACCATATCAGATTTTAAACAGATTGGATTCTGAGACTCGACGAGATTGTACTGATGACTTCTCAGAATTTGTATTGTATGAGTTGAAACAATATAATGTTGATATTCATCCTGACTAAACTGTTTTCTTCGTGAGATTTTAGTATCCATTATTTTACAGGTGTCACgatatgtacatttacaaatgtaagaaaAGTCCGCTGTAAATGTTGAAATCGAATTGGCAAAATTACTGATTATTCCTACTGTAAAGTAAGACTattaaacaaatcaaatattttgtacaaagaatatCAGAACGATGGAGATTTAAACATCAGACGTCAACTTCTcctgaatacatgtatttcacaaatagctatatatagtattttctGGTAGGTCAGttgtttgtacacaatgtaatgaTTTAACCTATCGATGCAGTGACATTCTATACAATATTGaccgttaccatggcaaccgtTTAACTTGACAATCCACATCGTATAATGTTAGTTCGAGACACAGTCCAATAATAGGAATACCTGACATATTTCAGCAATTGCTATCCACTCCTTTGAATAGTTAAAATCTATAGACTACTATATATAATAACGCAGAAACAATGAAAGCCTCTCTATTGACTGTTGGcttcatattgtgtttgtttggttATCATTTGTTGCCTCGTTACATAATCTATTATCAGT
This portion of the Glandiceps talaboti chromosome 7, keGlaTala1.1, whole genome shotgun sequence genome encodes:
- the LOC144437344 gene encoding dipeptidase 1-like; its protein translation is MTKVLVRSRETDACCRQSRTRCIILIVAAVLVLLLVIIVIAVVLTRNEKLSSDPLERAKQLMKRVPLVDGHNDLPWQLQWHLDNQLKNIDLRSRTAADGRFGNFDHTNIPLLRDGLVGGQFWAAYVVCGSQYKDAVRNVLEQIDVIKRFTAQYSDTFEFVTSAQGIWNAFKAGKIASLIGVEGGHAFDSQLGNLRMLYELGTRYMTLSHNCNTPWVDNWLHGPTDDAVFGGLTEWGEIVIREMNRLGMLVDLSHVAFETMHDALRVTEAPVIFSHSSAFALCSHHRNVPDDVLEKVKENGGVVMVNFYDKYINCPPTNQSVCTLQQVADHIDYIKDICGFDCVGIGSDYNGVDVLPDGLEDVSKFPDLIAEMIKRGWSDGDVEKLLGRNIIRALDEAEQVRDRLSQITPYEDSLPRDIIGEVNNTCRHYVYDPDNTTH